ATTGCTGATGATATGAATTGTATTGCAGCTTCGAAGCTTGTCCTATCCTGTTGCTCAAATATATCCATATCTATGAATTGGAAAAACTGCCATCCTGTACGGTTAACTCCAAGACCTTTTTGGGGCATAGTTTCTTCTAGTTCCAGGGCTATGGTATTATTATCTGGCTACTGGGTAGGACCTGATGTTGATGATGGATGGGGATATATAGAAGCTTTTATTGATCGGATTACTTAACTATTCAAACTTTAAATTCCATTTCATGACTTTCTTCTGCTTACTGTGCCTAATCTTAGTCGAATCATTGTATGCATTAGTCATTTGCTTTCACCAAATGTCTGAAACTGCTCTGTTAGTGaaatttttatcttctttgaCCTGGGAAGATAAGGTAAGTAACTTGATTGCTGAGAGGTTACTCAAAATTCTAGATTTAGGATTCGAACTTCATTACCGTGACGTGTAGAACAAGTGTACCTTATTCTCTTTTGAATCTGTGTGGAGAGATTAAGGTTACTTTATAGTCGTAAGAATTCTGGAAGATCTAGTTTGTTAACTGATAAGAACTAACAATTTGATTGATAAGATTTGTTTTTTGGAGTCTGCTGACTTTAATGTATATCCTTTGTCATTTGGCATACAGAAACAGATAGGAAATTGCCCGAGTTGCAAAATAATAGGTGACGGCAACTCAGGATGGACAATTGTGGAAAAATTGTATAGATGGTCTAAAATAAAGGGCACAAATGAAAAATTGGTACCTTTTttaaaaccaataaattttGGTCATCATGGTGTGAAATTATCACTTTAACCCTAAAtgcattcttctattttcttcattttggagtatttttttttttttttcattttttttttgtgag
This DNA window, taken from Benincasa hispida cultivar B227 chromosome 6, ASM972705v1, whole genome shotgun sequence, encodes the following:
- the LOC120080060 gene encoding uncharacterized protein LOC120080060; amino-acid sequence: MATFVSLSFSVPQPTLKEIPPRKLSEVTVVSSRAGTASKLVLSCCSNISISMNWKNCHPVRLTPRPFWGIVSSSSRAMVLLSGYWVGPDVDDGWGYIEAFIDRIT